In Xanthomonas sp. SI, the following are encoded in one genomic region:
- the aceK gene encoding bifunctional isocitrate dehydrogenase kinase/phosphatase, which yields MTDTPAPPVPAEPRADAVARSIRDAFEDYHARFAQISRRARRRFETRDWNAARNDAVERIALYDQCIGECMLRLRALLLGQAHDRTLWAQVRDSFAAQLHGLIDQELYKTFYNTLTRRFFRTQGVDTRIEFVALDIEPTDAITHPVARHNYVVSETRPVDAFVRVLGDYPFDVPYAHRTRCAAAIAVRLQDDLTHWGEHPVRGIELLETVFYRERRAYLVGRVFGEHRFSPCVIALVNDADGLRAEAVLTKRNDVAQLFGISRSYFQADLATVGDAVVFLRSLLPHKPIDELYTMLGRAKQGKTERFRTFFRHFQAQPNEQLVHADGTPGMVMAVFTLPSYPLVFKLIRDRFAYPKTMSREQVEDKYALVFNLDRVGRLLDAQPYRSLRFPRARFAPALLAELLQGCARSLREDGDDLIFELCYVQRRLRPLNLYLREQSAEAAREAALDYAQAIKDMARNNIFPGDMLLKNFGVSRQGRAVFYDYDELCLVTDCTFRDWPQPRNDEEAMSAEPWFHVAARDVFPERFALFMGLPAASLEAVKRAHGELFDPQWWRELQARLREDDYPDAPPYPESLRLA from the coding sequence ATGACCGACACGCCCGCTCCGCCCGTGCCCGCCGAACCCCGCGCCGACGCCGTGGCGCGCAGCATCCGCGACGCGTTCGAGGACTACCACGCGCGCTTCGCGCAGATCAGCCGCCGCGCCCGCCGCCGCTTCGAGACCCGCGACTGGAACGCCGCGCGCAACGACGCGGTCGAGCGCATCGCGCTGTACGACCAGTGCATCGGCGAGTGCATGCTGCGCCTGCGCGCGCTGCTGCTCGGCCAGGCCCACGACCGCACGCTGTGGGCGCAGGTCCGCGACAGCTTTGCTGCGCAACTGCACGGGCTGATCGACCAGGAGCTGTACAAGACCTTCTACAACACGCTGACCCGGCGCTTCTTCCGTACCCAGGGCGTGGATACGCGGATCGAGTTCGTGGCATTGGACATCGAGCCGACCGACGCGATCACCCATCCGGTGGCACGGCACAACTACGTGGTCTCCGAGACGCGGCCGGTGGATGCGTTCGTGCGCGTGCTCGGCGACTACCCGTTCGACGTGCCGTACGCGCATCGCACGCGCTGCGCCGCGGCCATCGCGGTGCGCCTGCAGGACGACCTGACGCACTGGGGCGAACATCCGGTACGCGGCATCGAATTGCTGGAGACGGTGTTCTACCGAGAGCGCCGCGCCTACCTAGTCGGCCGCGTGTTCGGCGAGCACCGTTTCTCGCCCTGCGTGATCGCGCTGGTCAACGATGCCGACGGCCTGCGCGCCGAAGCGGTGCTGACCAAGCGCAACGACGTGGCGCAGCTGTTCGGCATCTCGCGCAGCTACTTCCAGGCCGACCTGGCCACCGTCGGCGACGCGGTGGTATTCCTGCGCAGCCTGCTGCCGCACAAGCCGATCGACGAGCTGTACACCATGCTCGGCCGCGCCAAGCAGGGCAAGACCGAGCGCTTCCGCACCTTCTTCCGCCATTTCCAGGCCCAGCCCAACGAGCAGCTGGTGCACGCCGACGGCACCCCGGGCATGGTCATGGCGGTGTTCACCCTGCCCAGCTACCCGCTGGTGTTCAAGCTGATCCGCGACCGCTTCGCCTATCCGAAGACGATGAGCCGCGAACAGGTCGAGGACAAGTACGCGCTGGTGTTCAACCTGGACCGGGTCGGTCGCCTGCTCGACGCGCAGCCCTACCGCTCACTGCGTTTCCCGCGCGCGCGCTTCGCGCCAGCGCTGCTCGCCGAACTGCTGCAGGGCTGCGCGCGCAGCCTGCGCGAGGACGGCGACGACCTGATCTTCGAGCTGTGCTACGTGCAGCGGCGGCTGCGCCCGCTGAACCTGTACCTGCGCGAGCAGAGCGCCGAGGCGGCGCGCGAGGCGGCGCTGGACTACGCGCAGGCGATCAAGGACATGGCGCGCAACAACATCTTCCCCGGCGACATGCTGCTGAAGAACTTCGGCGTGTCGCGGCAGGGGCGCGCGGTGTTCTACGACTACGACGAGCTGTGCCTGGTCACCGACTGCACCTTCCGCGACTGGCCGCAGCCGCGCAACGACGAGGAAGCCATGTCCGCCGAACCCTGGTTCCACGTCGCCGCGCGCGACGTGTTCCCGGAGCGCTTCGCGCTGTTCATGGGCTTGCCGGCCGCCTCGCTGGAGGCGGTCAAGCGCGCGCATGGCGAACTGTTCGACCC
- a CDS encoding NADP-dependent isocitrate dehydrogenase: MSNTPKILYTLTDEAPYLATQSLLPIVAAFAGTAGIAVETRDISLAGRLISQFPEYLREDQRIADDLAELGQLATTPEANIIKLPNISASVPQLKAAIKELQQQGYALPDYLDEPQDDKQKEAKARYDRVKGSAVNPVLREGNSDRRAPLSVKNYARKHPHRMGAWSADSKSHVAHMDAGDFYGSERSALIAQAGSVRIELVGKDGTVSVLKEKTAVQASEIIDAAVMSKRALASFVQAQIADAKQQGVLFSLHLKATMMKVSDPIMFGVVVGAFYQDVLDKHAEALKQVGFDPNNGIGDLYARIATLPDAQRTQIEADLQAGYAQRPALAMVNSDKGITNLHVPSDVIVDASMPAMIRDSGKMWNAEGKLQDTKALIPDRCYAGVYQAVIEDCKRNGAFDPATMGSVPNVGLMAQKAEEYGSHDKTFQIAADGTVRVSDSDGNVLLEHAVEAGDIWRMCQVKDAPIQDWVKLAVSRARLSGTPAVFWLDPQRAHDALMIQKVERYLQDHDTKGLDIRILPPVEATAFSLQRIRKGEDTISVTGNVLRDYLTDLFPIMELGTSAKMLSVVPLMAGGGLFETGAGGSAPKHVQQFVEENYLRWDSLGEFLALAASLEHLGQRHQNATIGVLAKTLDQANGQFLDNDKSPSRKVGELDNRGSHFYLALYWAQALAAQDEDAALKARFAPLAKQLAEHEAAIVAELNGVQGKPVDIQGYYRPNLERVSQAMRPSATFNAALATLTAQ; this comes from the coding sequence ATGTCGAATACGCCCAAGATCCTGTACACGCTCACCGACGAAGCCCCGTACCTGGCGACGCAGTCGCTGTTGCCGATCGTCGCCGCCTTCGCCGGCACCGCCGGCATCGCCGTGGAAACCCGCGACATCTCGCTGGCCGGCCGCTTGATCTCGCAGTTCCCCGAATACCTGCGCGAGGATCAGCGCATCGCCGACGACCTGGCCGAGTTGGGCCAGCTGGCGACCACGCCGGAAGCCAACATCATCAAGCTGCCCAACATCAGCGCCTCGGTGCCGCAGCTCAAGGCCGCGATCAAGGAACTGCAGCAGCAGGGCTACGCGCTGCCGGACTACCTGGACGAGCCGCAGGACGACAAGCAGAAAGAGGCCAAGGCGCGCTACGACCGGGTCAAGGGCAGTGCGGTCAATCCGGTGCTGCGCGAGGGCAATTCCGATCGCCGCGCGCCGCTGTCGGTGAAGAACTACGCGCGCAAGCATCCGCACCGCATGGGCGCGTGGAGCGCCGATTCCAAATCGCATGTGGCGCATATGGACGCCGGCGATTTCTACGGCAGCGAGCGCTCGGCGCTGATCGCGCAGGCCGGCAGCGTCAGGATCGAACTGGTCGGCAAGGACGGCACGGTCAGCGTGCTGAAGGAAAAGACTGCGGTGCAGGCCAGCGAGATCATCGATGCGGCGGTGATGAGCAAGCGCGCGCTGGCCAGCTTCGTGCAGGCGCAGATCGCCGACGCCAAGCAGCAGGGCGTGCTGTTCTCGCTGCACCTGAAGGCGACGATGATGAAGGTCTCCGACCCGATCATGTTCGGCGTGGTGGTCGGCGCGTTCTACCAGGACGTGCTGGACAAGCACGCCGAGGCGCTGAAGCAGGTCGGCTTCGATCCGAACAACGGCATCGGCGACCTGTACGCGCGCATCGCCACCCTGCCGGACGCGCAGCGCACGCAGATCGAAGCCGATCTGCAGGCGGGGTACGCGCAGCGCCCGGCGCTGGCGATGGTCAATTCCGACAAGGGCATCACCAACCTGCACGTGCCCAGCGACGTGATCGTCGATGCGTCGATGCCGGCGATGATCCGCGACTCGGGCAAGATGTGGAACGCCGAGGGCAAGCTGCAGGACACCAAGGCGCTGATCCCGGACCGCTGCTACGCCGGCGTGTACCAGGCGGTGATCGAGGACTGCAAGCGAAATGGCGCGTTCGACCCGGCGACGATGGGCAGCGTGCCCAACGTCGGCCTGATGGCGCAGAAGGCCGAGGAATACGGTTCGCACGACAAGACCTTCCAGATCGCCGCTGACGGCACGGTGCGGGTCAGCGACAGCGACGGCAACGTGCTGCTGGAGCATGCGGTCGAAGCCGGCGACATCTGGCGCATGTGCCAGGTCAAGGACGCGCCGATCCAGGACTGGGTCAAGCTGGCGGTCAGCCGCGCGCGCCTGAGCGGCACCCCGGCGGTGTTCTGGCTGGACCCGCAGCGTGCGCACGATGCGCTGATGATCCAGAAGGTGGAGCGCTACCTGCAGGACCACGACACCAAGGGTCTGGACATCCGCATCCTGCCGCCGGTGGAAGCGACCGCGTTCTCGCTGCAGCGTATCCGCAAGGGCGAGGACACCATCTCGGTCACCGGCAACGTGCTGCGCGACTACCTCACCGACCTGTTCCCGATCATGGAGCTGGGCACCAGCGCCAAGATGCTGTCGGTCGTGCCGCTGATGGCCGGCGGCGGCCTGTTCGAGACCGGCGCCGGCGGTTCGGCGCCCAAGCACGTGCAGCAGTTCGTCGAAGAGAACTACCTGCGCTGGGATTCGCTGGGCGAGTTCCTGGCCCTGGCCGCGTCGCTGGAGCATCTGGGCCAGCGCCACCAGAACGCGACGATCGGCGTGCTGGCCAAGACCCTGGACCAGGCCAACGGCCAGTTCCTGGATAACGACAAGTCGCCCTCGCGCAAGGTCGGCGAGCTCGACAACCGCGGCAGCCATTTCTACCTGGCCCTGTACTGGGCGCAGGCGCTGGCCGCGCAGGACGAGGACGCGGCGCTGAAGGCGCGCTTCGCGCCGCTGGCCAAGCAGCTGGCCGAGCACGAGGCGGCCATCGTCGCCGAGCTCAATGGCGTGCAGGGCAAGCCGGTCGACATCCAGGGCTACTACCGCCCGAACCTGGAGCGGGTCAGCCAGGCGATGCGGCCGAGCGCGACGTTCAACGCCGCGCTGGCGACGCTGACGGCGCAATAA